A window from Pseudobutyrivibrio ruminis HUN009 encodes these proteins:
- a CDS encoding CPBP family intramembrane glutamic endopeptidase, with protein sequence MNDKRKYIPWIFIPCILAFVLQVGASLFVIQAIVAYVLATFKGNTYDELVNALVDAMLSDGANVLYIIYAVAGIIIFTFVQKKIFSDDKHTKLSEVSKNVPATIAGVLLFCLGMQYVSMYLTSALASAFPSWLEEYEELMETAGLDDSLTVIMGIYAVILAPICEELIFRGVTLSAAKKVMPYYLAIVVQAILFGAFHMNAIQGCYAFVLGLGMGYVMHLYNNIFVTIIIHMIFNLIGTYGSDFLPYGGDTVIGFFLWMLGSLVVTYVSIILLRKGASSVKENEFTADI encoded by the coding sequence ATGAATGACAAAAGAAAATATATACCTTGGATATTTATTCCATGTATTCTTGCATTTGTTTTGCAGGTTGGAGCCAGCTTATTCGTAATTCAAGCTATCGTTGCTTATGTGCTTGCGACATTTAAAGGTAATACCTACGATGAGCTTGTTAACGCCCTTGTAGATGCTATGCTTTCGGATGGAGCAAATGTTCTTTATATCATATATGCTGTTGCTGGAATCATTATTTTTACATTCGTGCAGAAGAAGATATTTAGTGATGATAAGCATACTAAGCTATCAGAGGTATCGAAGAATGTTCCAGCTACAATAGCAGGTGTGTTGCTCTTTTGCTTAGGCATGCAATACGTTAGCATGTACCTTACATCAGCATTAGCTAGTGCATTTCCATCATGGCTCGAGGAATATGAAGAGCTTATGGAGACAGCTGGTTTGGATGATAGCCTTACGGTTATAATGGGCATATATGCAGTTATTCTTGCACCAATATGCGAGGAGCTTATTTTTAGAGGTGTTACACTTAGTGCAGCTAAAAAGGTTATGCCATACTATCTTGCAATAGTTGTACAGGCAATCCTCTTTGGTGCCTTCCATATGAATGCAATCCAAGGCTGCTATGCATTTGTCCTTGGACTTGGAATGGGCTATGTAATGCACTTATACAACAATATATTTGTTACAATTATTATCCATATGATATTCAACTTGATTGGCACCTATGGCTCAGATTTCTTGCCATACGGTGGCGATACAGTTATCGGATTCTTCTTGTGGATGCTGGGTTCCCTTGTTGTTACTTACGTTTCAATAATTCTTCTCAGAAAAGGGGCTTCATCTGTTAAGGAAAATGAGTTTACAGCCGATATATAA
- a CDS encoding sugar ABC transporter substrate-binding protein, whose product MKLFGGKRRLKSNSALAIAAGCAVAFMFIATVISIGIYQQRMDEAKELLAEAEYEQYDSYVIMISSNDSSDFWQDVYKSAKEYGAEEGVYVDMLSTSIDKSYSKAEYMEMAIESNCDAILLEGDDSPETAEMVAKAKHADIPVFTLESDIDMANRVSYIGANSYTIASLYGESLIENLTKQKKVMVLAGNTVNPTEASAFVNNMQSALDGRELPNGNLDFEVRTVESKDAFANEEYIQNLFKENDLAPVVICLDQESTESFYQAMIDYNKVGQIMLLGSNVSPTILTGIKQGVILSTVYVDAQSVGVSAAEAFIEYRDAGYVSDYISVDANVIDATNIEQAMEEVENE is encoded by the coding sequence ATGAAATTATTCGGGGGCAAAAGAAGATTAAAGAGCAACAGTGCACTTGCTATTGCAGCAGGTTGTGCTGTTGCTTTTATGTTTATAGCTACGGTTATCAGTATAGGAATCTATCAGCAACGTATGGATGAAGCCAAGGAATTGCTGGCTGAGGCTGAGTACGAGCAGTATGATTCCTATGTGATTATGATTTCTTCAAATGATTCATCGGACTTTTGGCAGGATGTATATAAATCTGCCAAGGAATATGGCGCTGAAGAGGGTGTGTATGTAGATATGCTTTCTACCAGTATCGACAAATCATATTCCAAAGCAGAGTATATGGAAATGGCAATTGAATCAAATTGCGATGCTATTCTTTTAGAGGGAGACGATTCCCCAGAGACTGCCGAAATGGTGGCAAAGGCAAAGCATGCAGATATTCCAGTATTCACATTAGAATCAGATATAGATATGGCAAATCGCGTCAGCTATATAGGAGCTAATAGCTATACCATCGCCAGCTTATACGGAGAGTCTTTGATAGAAAATCTGACAAAGCAAAAGAAGGTAATGGTTCTGGCTGGAAACACAGTCAATCCTACAGAGGCGAGCGCCTTTGTTAATAATATGCAGTCAGCCTTGGACGGCCGCGAACTGCCAAATGGAAATCTGGATTTTGAAGTGCGCACTGTTGAAAGCAAGGATGCATTTGCTAATGAGGAGTATATCCAAAATCTCTTTAAGGAAAATGATTTGGCACCAGTTGTAATCTGTCTTGACCAGGAATCCACCGAAAGCTTCTATCAGGCTATGATTGACTACAATAAGGTTGGCCAGATAATGCTTTTAGGAAGCAATGTTTCACCTACAATTCTTACTGGAATCAAACAGGGGGTAATTCTTAGCACAGTATATGTGGATGCACAGAGTGTAGGTGTATCTGCGGCGGAAGCATTTATCGAATATAGGGATGCAGGTTATGTATCTGATTACATTAGTGTTGATGCAAATGTAATCGACGCCACCAACATCGAACAGGCGATGGAGGAGGTGGAAAATGAGTAA
- a CDS encoding sensor histidine kinase: MSKIKRKTISLRQKMIMSFCIPTVLLFLVNMMLYLGTAQMLNSLDAIYASNNTLNNLSESLDKLQNATAGYLNTKTSDALEQYYIYEEEYSDLVDNLDDNKDDNENRVLERNIKNMSENYLELTNQAVESKRGGNVEKYKSIYEEAARTYGYIDTSITNLNNQQFINNSKSYGAMMTALQTLEELNILTLVIIGIANLFFVVLIASTIADPLIKLAATANSVSQGDFNVELLPVKSNDEVGVVTKAFNKMVVSIKNYIEKLRESMEVERRLKENELIMENHIKDAELRYLQAQINPHFLFNTLNAGAQLAMMEGADRTSNYIQRVADFFRYNIKKNKDVVSLREEIELVDIYIYIINVRFAGEIQFTKEIDESLLGVKIPSMILQPIVENSINYGLRNIDWTKKIKLSVYELGDYICVSIKDNGIGMTQEKIEQVLDGTYKSNPAKSTSNGVGLNNCIERLNIFYESEDVLDIISEGEKMGTETILYLPKKDYEKE, translated from the coding sequence ATGAGTAAAATTAAGCGAAAAACTATCTCCCTTAGACAAAAGATGATTATGTCATTTTGTATACCTACAGTATTGCTGTTTCTTGTAAATATGATGCTTTACTTAGGTACTGCTCAGATGCTGAATTCCCTGGATGCTATTTACGCCAGCAATAATACTCTGAATAATTTAAGTGAGAGCTTGGACAAGCTACAGAATGCAACAGCTGGCTACCTGAACACCAAAACAAGTGATGCTTTGGAGCAGTACTATATTTACGAAGAAGAGTATTCTGATTTAGTAGATAATTTGGATGACAATAAGGATGATAATGAAAATAGAGTCCTAGAGCGAAATATCAAAAATATGTCGGAAAACTACCTGGAGCTTACAAATCAGGCAGTTGAAAGCAAACGCGGTGGTAATGTAGAAAAGTATAAGAGTATCTACGAGGAGGCTGCCAGAACATATGGCTATATAGATACCAGCATTACCAACCTCAACAATCAGCAGTTCATCAACAACTCTAAATCCTATGGAGCTATGATGACCGCCCTTCAAACACTTGAAGAGCTGAATATTTTAACACTTGTAATAATTGGTATAGCTAATCTGTTTTTCGTAGTACTTATCGCATCAACTATTGCGGATCCACTTATAAAGTTGGCTGCCACAGCCAACAGCGTGTCGCAGGGAGACTTCAATGTAGAGCTTCTGCCTGTTAAAAGCAATGATGAGGTTGGTGTGGTAACAAAAGCCTTCAACAAAATGGTTGTGTCCATAAAGAACTATATCGAAAAGCTTCGTGAATCTATGGAAGTGGAGCGAAGGCTTAAAGAAAACGAGCTGATAATGGAAAACCATATTAAGGATGCAGAGCTTCGATACTTGCAGGCCCAGATTAATCCCCATTTTTTGTTTAATACTTTAAATGCTGGTGCCCAGCTTGCCATGATGGAGGGGGCAGACAGGACCAGCAATTACATTCAAAGAGTGGCAGATTTCTTTAGATACAACATCAAAAAAAACAAGGATGTTGTGTCTTTGAGGGAGGAAATTGAGCTGGTAGATATTTACATTTACATCATAAATGTAAGATTCGCAGGGGAAATCCAGTTTACAAAGGAGATTGATGAGTCACTTCTTGGAGTAAAGATTCCTAGTATGATACTACAGCCTATTGTTGAAAACAGTATCAACTATGGCCTTAGAAATATTGATTGGACGAAGAAAATCAAGCTTTCTGTGTATGAACTGGGTGATTATATATGTGTCAGCATCAAAGACAATGGCATTGGCATGACACAGGAAAAAATTGAGCAGGTTTTGGATGGCACATACAAGAGCAATCCTGCTAAATCCACATCCAATGGTGTGGGATTAAACAACTGCATTGAGCGTCTTAACATCTTCTACGAAAGTGAGGATGTGTTAGATATTATATCTGAGGGAGAAAAGATGGGAACGGAGACAATTCTTTATCTTCCAAAGAAGGATTATGAGAAGGAATAA
- a CDS encoding response regulator produces the protein MYKIMLADDEGIVIDSLKFIIEKEYGSKCDIRTAKTGRQVIELAEEYQPDIAFMDIQMPGINGIEAMREIRKTNNHIVFIVMTAYDKFDYAKEAISLGVLDYLNKPVSRDGIITILNKAMGQIDGERAKRSNDLRVREKLETVVPIIENGLIQDLLFKEYFKEDIDNYKTLLGIDSEYGYMACMVFGREMVGNYMTSAVAVSIQAQKSYREIHTITEDYIKGIMGAVMSNKIPILIPTDSSTLPYNERNNVVESARALCRKLSDRFDMDFRIGFGSVKPLDRMAESYEEANSVLIATTSHVAHVDDMPVACQYEESYPMDLEKRLFNEISLGNVNETVALSQAFFEWMEENYANDNDSVRLKCLEFVLWAEHLSYEKTARVYEFKSRANYLSELLNLGGLNEVKHWFIEKMKAAAVWVANKQEEQSMSVVNKARQYIDENYMKELTLDDISRMVNISSYYFSKVFKEETGENFIDYLTKLRIEAAKKLLKTTSKSMKEISAEVGYPDPNYFSRNFKKYTGKTPTDYAKCN, from the coding sequence ATGTACAAAATAATGTTGGCGGATGACGAGGGAATAGTCATCGATTCATTGAAATTCATAATAGAAAAGGAGTATGGAAGCAAGTGCGATATTCGAACAGCCAAAACCGGTAGACAGGTTATAGAGCTTGCAGAGGAGTATCAGCCAGACATAGCCTTTATGGATATTCAGATGCCGGGCATTAATGGTATCGAAGCCATGCGAGAAATACGAAAGACTAACAATCATATCGTATTTATAGTTATGACAGCTTATGACAAATTCGATTATGCAAAGGAAGCGATTTCCCTGGGGGTTTTGGATTACCTAAACAAGCCGGTCAGTAGAGATGGAATCATCACCATTTTAAACAAAGCCATGGGGCAAATTGATGGTGAACGAGCAAAGCGAAGCAACGACCTTCGAGTTAGAGAAAAGCTTGAAACTGTCGTACCTATAATTGAAAACGGATTGATTCAGGATTTACTTTTTAAGGAATACTTTAAAGAGGATATTGATAACTACAAAACTTTGCTTGGAATCGATTCAGAATATGGATACATGGCCTGCATGGTATTTGGTAGAGAGATGGTGGGAAACTACATGACCAGCGCTGTAGCAGTTTCTATCCAAGCCCAGAAATCATATCGAGAGATTCACACCATAACAGAGGACTATATAAAAGGAATTATGGGAGCGGTAATGTCAAATAAGATACCAATCCTGATTCCAACAGACAGTAGCACATTGCCATATAACGAAAGAAATAATGTGGTGGAAAGTGCAAGAGCACTATGTCGAAAGCTTTCAGATAGATTCGATATGGATTTTCGAATTGGATTTGGTTCGGTAAAGCCACTAGACAGAATGGCAGAATCCTACGAGGAAGCAAACTCAGTACTGATAGCAACCACTAGCCATGTAGCTCACGTAGATGATATGCCGGTGGCTTGCCAGTACGAGGAAAGCTATCCAATGGATTTGGAAAAGCGCTTGTTTAATGAAATATCCCTTGGAAATGTAAATGAAACGGTGGCACTATCCCAGGCCTTCTTCGAGTGGATGGAAGAAAACTACGCAAATGATAACGACAGTGTACGCTTGAAATGCTTGGAGTTTGTACTATGGGCGGAGCATCTTTCTTATGAAAAGACAGCCCGTGTATATGAGTTTAAAAGCAGGGCAAATTATTTGTCAGAGCTATTGAATCTTGGGGGATTAAACGAAGTAAAGCATTGGTTTATTGAAAAGATGAAGGCTGCTGCTGTTTGGGTGGCAAACAAGCAGGAAGAGCAGTCCATGAGTGTTGTTAATAAAGCAAGGCAATACATAGATGAAAACTACATGAAGGAATTAACTCTCGATGATATATCTCGAATGGTTAATATCAGTTCATATTATTTTTCAAAGGTTTTTAAAGAGGAGACAGGTGAGAACTTCATCGACTATTTGACAAAGCTACGTATCGAGGCAGCCAAAAAACTGCTTAAGACAACAAGCAAGTCTATGAAGGAGATTTCAGCGGAGGTAGGATATCCGGATCCAAACTACTTTTCACGTAACTTCAAAAAGTATACTGGAAAGACACCTACGGACTACGCAAAATGTAACTAA
- a CDS encoding sugar ABC transporter substrate-binding protein → MKKIVVMTLSLAMLSGCASSSADSANTSSNKEDSIEIGLCFDSFVIERWEKDRDVFVDTASSLGATVNVQNANGDVEKQIEQITYLIDKGVDCLVIIPVDGEALTDVIKTAKEKDIAVVCYDRIIPNADTDLYISFDNNMVGQMLGEALANSGAKSVVMICGPLTDGNVPMVNDGFYSVMNENDIEILDTYYCEGWKAELGGAYVYDNLDTIKEADAIMCGNDDVATSVIRALAVCQLAGVKPVVGQDADLPACQHVVEGTQLMTVFKPVSKLAEQAAQLSVQLASGEDIDVNSTISDGQYDIPYVATEPVAVTRDNIDEVIIDSGFHSKEDVYMNVSNESDENE, encoded by the coding sequence ATGAAAAAGATAGTGGTGATGACACTATCCCTTGCGATGCTTTCAGGATGCGCTAGTAGTTCTGCAGATAGCGCTAATACTTCTTCTAATAAGGAAGACAGTATTGAAATTGGTTTATGTTTTGATTCATTTGTAATCGAGCGCTGGGAGAAGGATAGAGATGTGTTTGTGGATACAGCATCATCTTTAGGGGCGACGGTTAATGTTCAGAATGCAAACGGTGATGTGGAAAAACAAATCGAGCAGATTACATATCTGATTGATAAGGGAGTGGATTGCCTGGTTATAATTCCAGTAGATGGAGAGGCCCTTACAGATGTAATCAAAACCGCCAAAGAAAAAGATATTGCGGTAGTTTGCTACGACAGAATAATTCCAAATGCAGATACAGACCTTTACATATCATTCGATAACAATATGGTAGGCCAAATGCTTGGGGAGGCTTTGGCAAATTCCGGAGCCAAGAGTGTTGTAATGATTTGTGGACCACTTACAGACGGTAACGTGCCTATGGTAAACGACGGATTCTATTCAGTTATGAATGAAAACGATATCGAAATCCTGGACACATATTATTGTGAGGGCTGGAAGGCTGAGTTAGGTGGCGCCTACGTTTACGACAATTTAGACACTATAAAAGAAGCGGACGCCATAATGTGTGGCAATGACGATGTAGCCACATCTGTAATCAGAGCGCTGGCGGTATGCCAGCTTGCCGGGGTAAAGCCGGTGGTAGGGCAGGATGCAGATTTACCAGCTTGTCAGCATGTTGTAGAAGGAACACAGCTTATGACAGTGTTTAAGCCTGTGAGCAAATTGGCCGAGCAGGCGGCTCAGCTTTCTGTACAGCTTGCCAGTGGAGAAGATATTGATGTGAATTCCACAATAAGTGACGGGCAGTACGACATCCCTTATGTGGCTACAGAGCCAGTGGCAGTGACCAGAGACAATATTGATGAAGTGATTATAGACAGCGGATTCCACTCAAAAGAGGATGTTTACATGAATGTCTCTAATGAATCTGATGAAAATGAATAG
- the chvE gene encoding multiple monosaccharide ABC transporter substrate-binding protein: MKRKLLSVLLTGALAASMFVGCGTSTETTDTGAAGGDTATTTEATDDGASAATGTKVGVAMPTKDLQRWNQDGANMQSELEAAGYEVDLQYASNDVQTQVSQIENMINSGCNVLVVAAIEGSSLGEAMDMAAEKNIPVIAYDRLIMNSDAVSYYATFDNYKVGQVQGQYIIDQLDLENTSDTFTMEITAGDPGDNNAGFFYDGAMDLLKPYIDDGTLVVKSGQVDFAEVATPAWATETAQSRMETILSSNYANEDLDVCLCSNDSTALGVENALAANYKGEYPIITGQDCDIENTKNMIAGKQSMSVFKDTRTLASQVVKMVGQILSGETVDVNDTETYDNGTGVIPSYLCEPVFADKDNYKELLIDSGYYTEDQLQ, encoded by the coding sequence ATGAAGAGAAAGTTATTAAGTGTACTTTTGACAGGTGCTCTTGCAGCTTCAATGTTTGTAGGTTGCGGTACTAGCACAGAGACAACAGACACAGGTGCAGCTGGTGGGGATACAGCTACAACTACAGAGGCAACAGATGATGGCGCTTCAGCAGCAACAGGAACAAAGGTTGGTGTTGCAATGCCTACAAAGGATCTCCAGAGATGGAATCAGGATGGTGCTAACATGCAGTCAGAGCTTGAAGCAGCTGGCTACGAAGTAGACCTTCAGTACGCTTCAAACGATGTTCAGACTCAGGTTTCACAGATTGAAAACATGATCAACTCAGGATGTAACGTTCTTGTAGTTGCAGCTATCGAAGGTTCATCACTTGGTGAAGCTATGGATATGGCAGCTGAGAAGAACATTCCAGTTATCGCATATGACCGTTTGATTATGAACTCAGATGCAGTTTCATACTATGCAACATTCGATAACTACAAAGTAGGTCAGGTTCAGGGTCAGTACATCATTGATCAGCTTGATCTTGAGAACACATCAGATACATTCACAATGGAAATCACAGCTGGTGACCCAGGTGATAACAATGCTGGTTTCTTCTATGATGGTGCTATGGATCTTCTTAAGCCATACATCGATGATGGTACACTTGTTGTTAAGTCTGGTCAGGTAGATTTCGCAGAAGTTGCTACTCCAGCATGGGCTACAGAAACAGCTCAGTCACGTATGGAGACAATTCTTTCTTCTAACTACGCTAACGAAGATCTTGATGTTTGCCTCTGCTCTAACGATTCTACAGCACTTGGTGTTGAGAACGCACTTGCAGCAAACTACAAGGGTGAATATCCAATCATCACAGGTCAGGATTGCGATATTGAGAACACAAAGAACATGATCGCTGGAAAGCAGTCTATGTCAGTATTCAAGGATACACGTACACTTGCTTCACAGGTTGTTAAGATGGTAGGTCAGATTCTCAGCGGTGAGACAGTTGATGTTAACGATACTGAGACATATGACAATGGTACAGGTGTTATTCCTTCATACCTTTGCGAGCCAGTATTCGCTGATAAGGACAACTACAAAGAGTTACTTATCGACTCAGGATATTATACTGAGGATCAGTTACAGTAA